From one Streptomyces chromofuscus genomic stretch:
- the leuA gene encoding 2-isopropylmalate synthase: protein MAHRQQPSSMPVHKYGRYEQVDIPDRTWPQNRITAAPRWLSTDLRDGNQALIDPMSPVRKRAMFDLLVRMGYKEIEVGFPASGQTDFDFVRSIVEDESAIPEDVTISVLTQAREDLIERTVESLKGARRATVHLYNATAPVFRRVVFRGSKDDIRQIAVDGTRLVMEYAEKLLGPETEFGYQYSPEIFTDTELDFALEVCEGVMDVWQPGPDREIILNLPATVERSTPSTHADRFEWMGRHLSRREYVCLSVHPHNDRGTAVAAAELALMAGADRVEGCLFGQGERTGNVDLVTLGMNLFSQGVDPQIDFSDIDEIRRTWEYCNQMEVHPRHPYVGDLVYTSFSGSHQDAIKKGFDAMEADAAARGVTVDDIEWAVPYLPIDPKDVGRSYEAVIRVNSQSGKGGVAYVLKNEHKLDLPRRMQIEFSKIIQAKTDAEGGEVTPKDIWAIFEDEYLPNPDNPWGRIQVRTGQSTTDTDGVDKLTVEATVDGEDTVLSGTGNGPISAFFDALQSIGIDVRLLDYQEHTMSEGASAQAASYIECAIDGKVLWGIGIDANTTRASLKAVVSAVNRAAR, encoded by the coding sequence ATGGCACATCGCCAGCAGCCCAGTTCCATGCCCGTCCACAAGTACGGCCGCTACGAGCAGGTCGACATCCCGGACCGCACCTGGCCGCAGAACCGGATCACCGCCGCCCCCCGCTGGCTCTCCACCGACCTGCGCGACGGCAACCAGGCCCTGATCGACCCCATGTCACCGGTGCGCAAGCGGGCGATGTTCGACCTGCTGGTGAGGATGGGCTACAAGGAGATCGAGGTCGGTTTCCCGGCGTCGGGCCAGACCGACTTCGACTTCGTGCGGTCGATCGTCGAGGACGAGAGCGCCATTCCCGAGGACGTGACGATCTCCGTCCTCACCCAGGCCCGTGAGGACCTGATCGAGCGGACCGTCGAGTCCCTGAAGGGCGCCCGCCGCGCCACCGTGCACCTGTACAACGCGACCGCGCCGGTCTTCCGCCGGGTCGTCTTCCGCGGCTCCAAGGACGACATCAGGCAGATCGCCGTCGACGGCACGCGGCTGGTGATGGAGTACGCCGAGAAGCTGCTGGGGCCGGAGACCGAGTTCGGCTACCAGTACTCGCCGGAGATCTTCACCGACACCGAGCTGGACTTCGCGCTGGAGGTCTGCGAGGGCGTCATGGACGTCTGGCAGCCCGGCCCGGACCGCGAGATCATCCTCAACCTGCCGGCGACCGTGGAGCGCTCGACGCCGTCCACCCACGCCGACCGTTTCGAGTGGATGGGCCGCCACCTCTCCCGCCGCGAGTACGTGTGCCTGTCCGTCCACCCGCACAACGACCGGGGTACGGCCGTGGCCGCCGCCGAGCTGGCGCTGATGGCAGGCGCCGACCGTGTCGAGGGCTGCCTGTTCGGGCAGGGCGAGCGCACCGGCAACGTCGACCTGGTCACCCTGGGCATGAACCTGTTCTCGCAGGGCGTCGACCCGCAGATCGACTTCTCCGACATCGACGAGATCCGTCGTACGTGGGAGTACTGCAACCAGATGGAGGTCCACCCGCGCCACCCGTACGTGGGCGACCTGGTCTACACGTCCTTCTCCGGCTCCCACCAGGACGCCATCAAGAAGGGCTTCGACGCCATGGAGGCCGACGCGGCCGCCCGGGGCGTCACCGTCGACGACATCGAGTGGGCGGTGCCGTACCTGCCGATCGACCCGAAGGACGTCGGCCGCTCCTACGAGGCGGTCATCCGGGTCAACTCGCAGTCCGGCAAGGGCGGTGTGGCGTACGTGCTGAAGAACGAGCACAAGCTGGACCTCCCCCGCCGGATGCAGATCGAGTTCTCCAAGATCATCCAGGCGAAGACGGACGCCGAGGGCGGCGAGGTCACGCCGAAGGACATCTGGGCGATCTTCGAGGACGAGTACCTGCCGAACCCGGACAACCCCTGGGGCCGGATCCAGGTCAGGACGGGACAGTCGACGACGGACACGGACGGCGTGGACAAGCTCACCGTCGAGGCCACCGTCGACGGCGAGGACACCGTCCTGTCCGGCACCGGCAACGGTCCGATCTCGGCGTTCTTCGACGCCCTGCAGTCCATCGGCATCGACGTACGGCTGCTCGACTACCAGGAGCACACGATGAGCGAGGGCGCCTCCGCGCAGGCCGCCTCGTACATCGAATGCGCGATCGACGGCAAGGTCCTGTGGGGGATCGGCATCGATGCGAACACGACACGTGCGTCGCTGAAGGCGGTCGTCTCGGCCGTCAACCGGGCGGCCCGCTGA
- a CDS encoding tellurite resistance TerB family protein: MLPVRGRNGHVTRRSRVLGTRTAWTVVGDGEFFCPGCGGDRNYQRLTGRRRFTLLGLPVLPRGDTGPVVECAACRRHFGTDVLDHPTTSRFAAMLRDAVHTVALAVLAAGGTRTRTSLTVAAGTVRAAGFDDCTEEQLDALVEALAADTGRVFGAPRGPGLAIELHEALDPLAPHLAPAGRESILLQGARIALADGPYTAAEREVLATVGAALTITADEVTRLLATVRTPS, translated from the coding sequence GTGCTGCCAGTCCGGGGACGAAACGGCCATGTCACCAGGCGTTCGCGCGTTCTGGGCACCCGTACCGCATGGACGGTCGTCGGCGACGGCGAGTTCTTCTGCCCCGGCTGCGGGGGCGACCGCAACTACCAGCGGCTGACCGGGCGCCGCCGCTTCACCCTGCTCGGCCTGCCCGTGCTGCCGCGCGGCGACACCGGGCCCGTCGTGGAGTGCGCGGCCTGCCGCCGGCACTTCGGCACCGACGTCCTCGACCACCCCACCACCAGCCGCTTCGCCGCGATGCTCCGCGACGCCGTGCACACCGTCGCCCTCGCGGTGCTGGCCGCGGGCGGCACCCGGACCCGCACCTCGCTGACCGTGGCCGCCGGCACGGTCCGCGCGGCCGGCTTCGACGACTGCACGGAGGAGCAGCTCGACGCCCTCGTCGAGGCGCTGGCCGCGGACACCGGCCGCGTCTTCGGCGCGCCCCGCGGCCCCGGCCTGGCCATAGAGCTGCACGAGGCCCTCGACCCGCTCGCCCCGCACCTCGCCCCGGCCGGCCGCGAGTCGATCCTTCTCCAGGGCGCCCGCATCGCCCTCGCCGACGGCCCGTACACCGCCGCCGAACGGGAGGTCCTCGCCACCGTGGGCGCCGCGCTCACCATCACGGCGGACGAGGTGACCCGCCTGCTGGCGACGGTCCGTACGCCGTCCTGA
- a CDS encoding dipeptide/oligopeptide/nickel ABC transporter permease/ATP-binding protein — protein MFSRKRLTEALSRPGVRLRGLRRLPPLSKVALCFLALVALVAVFAPLLAPYDPLEQLPPVDGTGHPSAGHWMGQDSLGRDILSRLMYGARWSLAIGLGATALALLAGSLIGAVAATSRKAVDETLMRCLDVVMAFPGIALAAVLVAVFGGGITVLICAIAFLFTPPVARVVRANILDQYGEDYVTAERVIGARTPHIVVRHVAINCLAPVLVFCTVQVAEAVVFEASLSFIGAGVRPPDPSWGSVIADGKNMVLTGGWWATVFPGLLMLVTVLSLNILSEGVSDAWAAPAPREVEAPQDRLEAPAPGSGEVTPLPGLARAALRLRSRARPLPGGQPVLAVENLAIGFPSRHRGVDIVDGISFAVRPGEVLGLVGESGCGKSLTSLTVMGLQPKGARVRGRVRFQGRDLLAEPARARRKLLGHEMAMIYQDALSSLNPAMTIRAQLKQVVRRGGRRSPAELLSLVGLDPDRTLRSYPHELSGGQRQRVLIAMALSRDPRLIVADEPTTALDVTVQAQIMELLLGLREELGFALILVSHDLALVAAVTDRVVVMYGGQIVETGVTADLVEAPAHHYTRGLLGSVLSLEGAAERMTQIKGVVPSPADFPAGCRFADRCPMASEVCRTTAPGLLGTPEHSAACHHPAVLLVNSGEAESEVVT, from the coding sequence ATGTTCTCGCGCAAGCGCCTCACCGAGGCCCTGAGCCGCCCCGGCGTCCGGCTGCGCGGCCTGCGGCGGCTGCCGCCGCTGTCGAAGGTCGCCCTCTGCTTCCTGGCCCTGGTGGCGCTGGTCGCGGTGTTCGCGCCGCTGCTCGCGCCGTACGACCCGCTGGAGCAGCTGCCGCCCGTCGACGGCACCGGCCATCCGTCCGCCGGGCACTGGATGGGCCAGGACAGCCTCGGCCGGGACATCCTCAGCCGGCTGATGTACGGCGCCCGCTGGTCCCTCGCCATCGGCCTCGGCGCCACCGCGCTCGCGCTGCTGGCGGGCTCGCTGATCGGCGCGGTCGCGGCGACCTCCCGCAAGGCGGTGGACGAGACGCTGATGCGCTGCCTGGACGTGGTGATGGCGTTCCCGGGGATCGCGCTGGCCGCCGTCCTGGTCGCCGTGTTCGGCGGCGGGATCACGGTGCTGATCTGCGCGATCGCGTTCCTGTTCACACCGCCGGTCGCCCGTGTCGTGCGGGCGAACATCCTCGACCAGTACGGCGAGGACTACGTGACGGCCGAACGGGTCATCGGCGCCCGCACCCCGCACATCGTCGTCCGGCACGTGGCGATCAACTGCCTGGCGCCCGTGCTGGTGTTCTGCACGGTGCAGGTCGCCGAGGCCGTCGTCTTCGAGGCGTCGCTGTCCTTCATCGGCGCGGGCGTACGTCCGCCGGACCCCTCGTGGGGCAGTGTCATCGCGGACGGCAAGAACATGGTGCTGACCGGCGGCTGGTGGGCGACCGTGTTCCCCGGGCTGCTGATGCTGGTGACCGTGCTGTCGCTGAACATCCTGTCGGAGGGCGTGTCGGACGCGTGGGCCGCTCCGGCCCCCCGCGAGGTCGAGGCCCCCCAAGACCGCCTGGAGGCCCCCGCGCCCGGCAGCGGCGAGGTCACCCCGCTTCCCGGCCTGGCCCGGGCCGCCCTGCGCCTGCGCTCCCGCGCCCGCCCGCTGCCCGGCGGGCAGCCGGTGCTCGCCGTGGAGAACCTCGCCATCGGCTTCCCCAGCCGGCACCGCGGCGTGGACATCGTCGACGGCATCAGCTTCGCGGTGCGCCCCGGTGAAGTGCTCGGCCTGGTGGGCGAGTCGGGCTGCGGCAAGTCGCTGACCTCGCTCACCGTCATGGGCCTGCAGCCGAAGGGCGCCCGGGTGCGCGGTCGGGTCCGCTTCCAGGGGCGGGACCTGCTCGCCGAGCCGGCGCGGGCCCGCCGCAAGCTGCTCGGCCACGAGATGGCGATGATCTACCAGGACGCGCTGTCCTCCCTGAACCCGGCGATGACCATCCGCGCCCAGCTCAAGCAGGTCGTCCGGCGCGGAGGCCGCCGCAGTCCCGCCGAACTGCTCTCCCTGGTCGGCCTCGATCCCGACCGCACCCTGCGCAGCTACCCGCACGAACTCTCCGGCGGCCAGCGCCAGCGCGTCCTGATCGCCATGGCCCTCTCCCGCGACCCGAGGCTGATCGTCGCCGACGAGCCGACCACCGCGCTCGACGTGACCGTGCAGGCGCAGATCATGGAACTGCTGCTCGGGCTGCGCGAGGAACTGGGCTTCGCGCTGATCCTGGTCTCGCACGACCTGGCGCTGGTCGCGGCCGTCACCGACCGCGTGGTGGTGATGTACGGCGGGCAGATCGTGGAGACGGGCGTGACCGCCGACCTGGTCGAGGCGCCGGCCCACCACTACACGCGCGGACTGCTCGGCAGCGTGCTGTCCCTGGAGGGTGCGGCCGAGCGGATGACGCAGATCAAGGGCGTCGTACCGTCCCCGGCCGACTTCCCGGCGGGCTGCCGGTTCGCGGACCGCTGCCCGATGGCGAGCGAGGTCTGCCGGACCACGGCCCCCGGCCTGCTGGGCACACCGGAGCACTCGGCGGCCTGCCACCATCCGGCGGTCCTGCTGGTCAACAGCGGCGAGGCGGAGAGCGAGGTCGTCACATGA
- a CDS encoding dihydrodipicolinate synthase family protein — translation MNLPTSSEPRGPARAGGAKIVTGVVPPVCTPLTPEREVDVRSLLRLVDHLVSAGVHGLFVLGSTSEAAYLTDRQRALVVETVAGHLGGRLPLIAGAIDMTTPRVLDHVTAVTAAGADAVVVTAPFYTRTHPAEIARHYRLVAAASPVPVLAYDIPVAVHTKLPADLVLELAAEGVLAGLKDSSGDLAGFRRVVTGLHAHPGASGFSVLTGSEVLVDAALALGADGAVPGLANVDPHGYVRLHTLCRAGDWHRARAEQERLCDLFGLVGVGAPTRMGGSSSGLGAFKAALHLRGVIDCPATAEPQVPLSPDEVEQVGKFLAAAGLL, via the coding sequence ATGAACCTCCCCACCTCCAGTGAGCCGCGGGGGCCCGCCCGTGCCGGGGGCGCGAAGATCGTGACCGGTGTCGTCCCGCCCGTCTGCACCCCCCTGACGCCGGAGCGCGAGGTGGACGTCCGCTCGCTGCTCAGGCTGGTCGACCATCTGGTCTCCGCGGGCGTGCACGGGCTGTTCGTGCTCGGCTCGACCTCGGAGGCGGCCTACCTCACCGACCGGCAGCGCGCCCTGGTCGTGGAAACCGTGGCCGGTCACCTCGGCGGGCGGCTCCCGCTGATCGCCGGCGCGATCGACATGACGACCCCACGCGTCCTGGACCACGTCACGGCCGTCACCGCGGCGGGCGCCGACGCGGTCGTCGTCACCGCGCCCTTCTACACGCGCACCCACCCGGCGGAGATCGCCCGCCACTACCGGCTCGTCGCCGCCGCCTCCCCGGTCCCCGTGCTGGCCTACGACATCCCGGTCGCCGTCCACACCAAGCTCCCCGCCGACCTGGTCCTGGAGCTGGCCGCCGAGGGGGTGCTGGCCGGGCTGAAGGACTCCAGCGGGGACCTGGCCGGCTTCCGCCGGGTCGTCACCGGCTTGCACGCCCACCCGGGCGCCTCGGGCTTCAGCGTGCTGACCGGCTCCGAGGTCCTCGTGGACGCGGCCCTCGCGCTGGGCGCGGACGGGGCGGTGCCCGGCCTGGCCAACGTCGACCCGCACGGCTACGTCCGGCTCCACACGCTGTGCCGGGCGGGTGACTGGCACCGCGCCCGCGCCGAGCAGGAGCGGCTGTGCGACCTGTTCGGCCTGGTCGGCGTCGGCGCCCCCACCCGGATGGGCGGCAGTTCCTCGGGCCTGGGCGCGTTCAAGGCGGCGCTGCACCTGCGCGGGGTCATCGACTGCCCGGCGACGGCGGAGCCGCAGGTGCCGCTGTCGCCGGACGAGGTGGAGCAGGTGGGCAAGTTCCTGGCGGCGGCGGGGCTGCTCTGA
- a CDS encoding ABC transporter permease translates to MVAVARILARRVLLLVPLMLGIVLFVFLVMRFSDVDPASAFFQGANPTPRQLHDFREEHGLLDPLPVRYVAFVGDLLHGDLGTSALTRGEVVDQVMTALPLTVQLTFLGLGIAVVLSLAGGVTAAIHRDRLPDQIIRVVSLTGVAAPGFWLALLMIQYLAVDLGWFPTGGYINPRDSVTGWLWTMALPALALSLPVAAQLTRIVRTAVVEELDKDYVRTAIGSGLPPTVVVGRNVLRNALINPLTVLGLRVGYLLGGAVVIETIFSLPGMGKLMIDAVKNGDPAVVQGVVLTTAIGFVVVNLVIDILYLLVNPRLRDAA, encoded by the coding sequence GTGGTCGCCGTCGCCAGGATCCTGGCCCGCCGTGTGCTGCTCCTCGTGCCGCTGATGCTCGGCATCGTGCTGTTCGTGTTCCTGGTCATGCGCTTCTCCGACGTCGACCCGGCGTCCGCGTTCTTCCAGGGCGCCAACCCGACGCCCCGGCAGCTGCACGACTTCCGCGAGGAGCACGGCCTGCTCGACCCGCTGCCGGTGCGCTACGTCGCCTTCGTCGGCGATCTGCTCCACGGCGACCTGGGCACCAGCGCGCTCACCCGGGGCGAGGTGGTCGACCAGGTGATGACCGCGCTGCCGCTCACCGTGCAGCTCACCTTCCTGGGCCTGGGCATCGCGGTGGTGCTGTCGCTGGCCGGCGGCGTGACCGCCGCGATCCACCGGGACCGCCTGCCCGACCAGATCATCCGCGTGGTGTCCCTGACCGGCGTGGCCGCGCCCGGCTTCTGGCTGGCGCTGCTGATGATCCAGTACCTGGCCGTCGACCTGGGCTGGTTCCCCACCGGCGGCTACATCAACCCCAGGGACTCCGTCACCGGCTGGCTGTGGACCATGGCCCTGCCCGCCCTCGCCCTGTCCCTGCCGGTCGCCGCGCAGCTCACCCGCATCGTGCGCACGGCCGTCGTCGAGGAGCTGGACAAGGACTACGTCCGCACCGCGATCGGCAGCGGGCTGCCGCCGACGGTGGTGGTCGGCCGGAACGTGCTGCGCAACGCGCTGATCAACCCGCTGACCGTGCTCGGGCTGCGCGTGGGTTACCTGCTCGGCGGCGCGGTCGTCATCGAGACGATCTTCTCGCTGCCCGGCATGGGCAAGCTGATGATCGACGCCGTGAAGAACGGCGACCCGGCCGTCGTCCAGGGCGTCGTGCTGACCACCGCGATCGGGTTCGTGGTCGTCAACCTCGTCATCGACATCCTCTACCTGCTGGTCAACCCGCGACTGAGGGACGCCGCCTGA
- a CDS encoding sialidase family protein has protein sequence MRRPRRAFLTAATLLVPLVFSPFTVTLPASAARCTSSVPYTAGTGGYDTYRIPAAVRTGTGAVLAFAEGRRGGASDSGDIDVVVRRSTDGGCTWGPLTVVAAGEGNTRGNPAPVVDPRTGAVVLLTSYNSGAVTEAQIMRGDVTPEQSRRVFVQRSTDDGIRFTPPRDITAAVKRTGWRWYATGPGHAVALTHGPHAGRLVVPANHSAAPPAGSPDTGQEPKYYGAHAFYSDDGGATWRLGFVDDSYDGLANANESSAAQLPDGTLYFSARDQHGTGAGHRLDSRSGDGGRTLDRPYAVQPTLGDVPIVQASVLQPGADSAPLFFSGPSVPTAREALAVWRSTDAGATFTKALTLSRQPAAYSDLVQAGTDTLGVLYETGVTGTYERIEFRLIPLAEVS, from the coding sequence ATGAGACGTCCCAGACGCGCCTTCCTGACCGCCGCCACCCTCCTCGTGCCGCTCGTCTTCAGCCCGTTCACCGTCACCCTGCCCGCCTCGGCCGCCCGCTGCACGTCCTCCGTGCCGTACACCGCCGGGACGGGCGGCTACGACACGTACCGCATCCCGGCTGCCGTCAGGACCGGCACCGGCGCCGTCCTCGCCTTCGCGGAGGGCCGGCGCGGCGGCGCGTCCGACTCCGGCGACATCGACGTCGTGGTGCGCCGCTCCACCGACGGTGGCTGCACCTGGGGACCGCTCACGGTCGTGGCCGCGGGCGAGGGGAACACCCGCGGCAACCCGGCACCCGTGGTCGACCCGCGCACCGGCGCCGTCGTGCTGCTCACCTCGTACAACAGCGGTGCCGTGACGGAGGCGCAGATCATGCGCGGCGACGTCACGCCGGAGCAGAGCCGCCGGGTGTTCGTGCAGCGCAGCACGGACGACGGGATCCGCTTCACGCCGCCGCGGGACATCACGGCGGCGGTGAAGCGGACCGGCTGGCGCTGGTACGCCACCGGCCCCGGCCATGCCGTCGCCCTCACCCACGGCCCGCACGCCGGCCGCCTCGTGGTCCCGGCCAACCACTCCGCCGCCCCGCCCGCGGGGTCCCCCGACACCGGGCAGGAACCCAAGTACTACGGCGCGCACGCCTTCTACAGCGACGACGGCGGCGCCACCTGGCGGCTGGGCTTCGTCGACGACTCCTACGACGGCCTGGCCAACGCCAACGAGAGCAGCGCCGCCCAACTCCCCGACGGCACGCTCTACTTCTCCGCCCGCGACCAGCACGGCACCGGCGCCGGCCACCGTCTCGACAGCCGCTCCGGCGACGGCGGCCGGACCCTCGACCGGCCCTACGCCGTCCAGCCCACCCTCGGCGACGTGCCCATCGTCCAGGCGAGCGTTCTCCAACCCGGCGCCGACAGCGCCCCGTTGTTCTTCTCCGGTCCCTCCGTCCCCACCGCCCGCGAGGCCCTGGCGGTGTGGCGCAGCACCGACGCCGGCGCGACCTTCACCAAGGCGTTGACGCTGTCCCGGCAGCCGGCGGCCTACTCCGACCTGGTGCAGGCCGGCACGGACACCCTCGGCGTGCTGTACGAGACCGGGGTGACGGGGACGTACGAGAGGATCGAGTTCCGGCTGATCCCGCTGGCCGAGGTCTCCTAG
- a CDS encoding ABC transporter substrate-binding protein, producing MRDVTHDVPAPHRRSFLKYSGALGAAGAVPASLTACLAGPESTIDTGDGGRGAHRTLTAVIGYGNDGTWDPTQTASAFCMAANNHIYEGLLDTDPISREPYPALATRVPADRAGTSWTFTLRPGATFHDGRPVTADDVLFVFDRILDPGTQTLAKGFFEPWLKDVRKVAERTVELVLRFPFPEGLSRLTLAKIMPQHVFSRPGAWNDAIKGLAVGSGPYRQTAHHPKSNTTFEAYAGYNGPRPPAFEKMNWLSVVDAAPRVARISGGNAGAQIADNIPYANIGRLESGGLTVAGGAGMNNLFLMFNTRRKPFDDVRVRQALHYAIDTGKLVEVALKGHGKPSSSFLDEANPAYRRARTVYDHDPDRARALLKEAGVGGLRIDILAVNVSWIVDCLPTIKSSWDAIGVRTTLSPQETTAVFTKMDQRQDYQVVAAASNPNQFGLDADLILRYNYGPDNLWMRYARWADDPVARQLFADMDRATREPDPVRKKAMIQDCVDVVAEQAVLYPVVHNELMTAWDPRELAGMRAQPYPGINVLRARWA from the coding sequence CACCGGCGACGGGGGCCGGGGCGCGCACCGGACGCTGACGGCGGTCATCGGCTACGGGAACGACGGGACCTGGGACCCGACGCAGACCGCCTCGGCGTTCTGCATGGCCGCCAACAACCACATCTACGAGGGCTTGCTCGACACCGACCCGATCTCCCGGGAGCCCTACCCCGCGCTGGCGACCAGGGTGCCCGCGGACCGCGCCGGCACCTCCTGGACGTTCACCCTGCGCCCGGGCGCCACCTTCCACGACGGCAGGCCGGTCACCGCCGACGACGTGCTCTTCGTCTTCGACCGGATCCTCGACCCCGGCACCCAGACCCTGGCCAAGGGGTTCTTCGAGCCCTGGCTGAAGGACGTGCGCAAGGTCGCCGAGCGGACCGTCGAACTCGTGCTGAGGTTCCCCTTCCCGGAGGGGCTCTCCCGGCTCACCCTGGCGAAGATCATGCCCCAGCACGTGTTCTCCCGGCCGGGCGCCTGGAACGACGCGATCAAGGGCCTGGCGGTGGGCTCGGGCCCGTACCGGCAGACCGCACACCACCCGAAGTCCAACACCACCTTCGAGGCGTACGCCGGCTACAACGGCCCGCGCCCGCCCGCCTTCGAGAAGATGAACTGGCTGTCCGTCGTGGACGCCGCGCCGCGCGTCGCCAGGATCTCCGGCGGCAACGCGGGCGCGCAGATCGCGGACAACATCCCGTACGCCAACATCGGCCGGCTGGAGAGCGGCGGGCTGACGGTGGCCGGCGGCGCCGGGATGAACAACCTGTTCCTGATGTTCAACACTCGCCGCAAGCCGTTCGACGACGTGCGGGTGCGGCAGGCGCTGCACTACGCCATCGACACCGGCAAGCTCGTCGAGGTCGCCCTCAAGGGCCACGGCAAGCCGTCGTCGTCGTTCCTCGACGAGGCCAATCCGGCGTACCGGCGGGCGAGGACCGTCTACGACCACGACCCGGACCGGGCGAGGGCGCTGCTGAAGGAGGCCGGGGTCGGCGGGCTGCGGATCGACATCCTCGCCGTGAACGTCAGCTGGATCGTCGACTGCCTGCCGACCATCAAGTCCTCCTGGGACGCGATCGGCGTGCGCACGACGCTGTCGCCCCAGGAGACCACGGCCGTCTTCACCAAGATGGACCAGAGGCAGGACTACCAGGTGGTGGCCGCGGCCTCGAACCCCAACCAGTTCGGCCTCGACGCCGACCTGATCCTGCGGTACAACTACGGCCCGGACAACCTCTGGATGCGCTACGCCCGCTGGGCCGACGACCCGGTCGCCAGACAGCTGTTCGCCGACATGGACCGGGCCACCCGGGAGCCGGACCCGGTCCGCAAGAAGGCGATGATCCAGGACTGCGTCGACGTCGTCGCCGAACAGGCCGTGCTCTACCCGGTCGTGCACAACGAGCTGATGACCGCCTGGGACCCGAGGGAGCTCGCCGGGATGAGGGCCCAGCCGTATCCCGGCATCAACGTCCTCCGAGCCAGGTGGGCCTAG
- a CDS encoding oligopeptide/dipeptide ABC transporter ATP-binding protein produces the protein MSALVELADVHVVHKARSGGVFTRDKVYALTGADLTIAPGETVGVVGESGCGKSTLAKVLVGVQPPTSGTVSFRGRDLWAMPPAERRRAVGSHTGMIFQDPSTALNRRLTVRQIVRDPLDVHGRGTPARREERVRELMALVGLPGALADGLPGQLSGGQRQRVAIARALALDPDLVVADEPTSALDVSVRAQILNLLLDLKERLGLALVFVSHDIQTVRRMSDRVITMYLGRIVEVSPADRVTDRARHPYTRALFSATPGLLDPVDPIPLAGPVPSATRPPSGCPFRTRCWKADAVCAESMPAFCVASTPTHRFRCHHPVEEEESTRELVGQAQAPKEPA, from the coding sequence ATGAGCGCACTGGTGGAACTCGCCGACGTGCACGTCGTGCACAAGGCCCGCAGCGGCGGGGTGTTCACCCGGGACAAGGTGTACGCGCTGACCGGCGCCGACCTCACGATCGCGCCCGGCGAGACGGTCGGGGTGGTCGGCGAGTCCGGCTGCGGCAAGTCGACGCTGGCGAAGGTGCTGGTGGGCGTGCAGCCGCCGACGTCCGGGACGGTGTCCTTCCGGGGCCGGGACCTGTGGGCCATGCCGCCCGCAGAACGCCGCAGGGCCGTCGGCAGCCACACCGGCATGATCTTCCAGGACCCGTCGACCGCCCTGAACCGGCGTCTGACGGTACGACAGATCGTGCGCGACCCGCTGGACGTGCACGGGCGCGGCACGCCGGCCCGGCGGGAGGAGCGGGTGCGGGAGCTGATGGCGCTCGTCGGACTGCCGGGGGCGCTCGCCGACGGGCTGCCCGGCCAGCTCTCCGGCGGGCAGCGGCAGCGCGTCGCCATCGCCCGCGCGCTCGCCCTCGACCCCGACCTGGTGGTGGCCGACGAGCCGACCAGCGCGCTGGACGTGTCGGTGCGGGCCCAGATCCTCAACCTGCTGCTCGACCTGAAGGAGCGGCTGGGGCTGGCGCTGGTGTTCGTGTCGCACGACATCCAGACGGTGCGGCGGATGAGCGACCGGGTGATCACCATGTACCTCGGCCGGATCGTGGAGGTGAGCCCGGCCGACCGGGTGACCGACCGGGCCCGGCACCCGTACACCCGCGCCCTGTTCTCCGCGACCCCCGGCCTGCTCGACCCCGTCGACCCGATCCCGCTGGCCGGTCCCGTCCCGTCGGCGACCCGGCCGCCGAGCGGCTGCCCGTTCCGCACCCGCTGCTGGAAGGCCGACGCGGTGTGCGCCGAGTCGATGCCCGCGTTCTGCGTCGCGTCCACTCCGACGCACCGTTTCCGCTGTCACCATCCGGTGGAAGAGGAAGAGTCGACCCGTGAACTCGTCGGCCAGGCCCAGGCACCGAAGGAACCCGCATGA